In Ficedula albicollis isolate OC2 unplaced genomic scaffold, FicAlb1.5 N00362, whole genome shotgun sequence, the following are encoded in one genomic region:
- the LOC101813524 gene encoding heat shock factor protein 4-like — protein MSPSVSFPFPFSRLALSAPQRELCSRPQPSPVRAGPRAGPSAAPPSGRVPRALWPHSAIDAMAELPLPAALNASTFPAKLWRLVNSAGVRSVRWDSRGQGLLIDRSLLERELLSPGGAHGAGGEGAGPGPGPGPDSFQATRFGSFVRQLNLYGFHKVPGDAGGWLHFRNANFVRDRPELLLRIQRLTRANRQRLAAGLEVRSRQPSRFQQLHTERPLPAFCAGQPPGAAPSCRNLAAAFSLEASELCPGPSRGCAGTQESEASPPPAKKVCASSGLFGASPVEPSRELLRRFSLHKLTIPLVRIDPEAACRVLQEGSSCKSSEQHSPANSAASRRDSEVPPGPSRMSTAAQVREASPEPPEDAFVNSGPLGASSVEAGAYTVQFQPQPIIPPVPMDHESTLVTVPESSSCTFPEQHLPAYCPSATPGTSAPSAPAGCAGYAPWRAPRWLWYTPGEEELPPLDLDMVLETLEEMLSSSPRERSPSAQGNIINVASESSGGEPVNKAAAEGGLPGTESSGNSSQEPEELDIHLIYLARRAALRAKEKPRESL, from the exons ATGTCTCCAAgtgtctcttttcctttccccttctcccgTCTGGCCTTGTCTGCTCCGCAGCGGGAACTCTGCTCGCGACCCCAGCCGAGCCCGGTCCGCGCGGGGCCGCGAGCGGGGCCGAGCGCAGCGCCCCCCTCAGGCCGCGTGCCGCGGGCGTTGTGGCCACACTCGGCGATCGACGCGATGGCGGAGCTGCCGCTGCCCGCCGCGCTCAACGCCAGCACCTTCCCCGCCAAGCTGTGGCGCCTGGTGAACAGCGCCGGCGTCCGCTCCGTGCGCTGGGACAGCcggggccaggggctgctcatCGACCGCTCCCTGCTGGAGCGGGAGCTGCTCAGCCCGGGCGGCGCCCACGGAGCGGGCGGCGAaggggcggggccggggccgggcccggGCCCAGACTCCTTCCAAGCCACGCGCTTCGGCAGCTTCGTGCGCCAGCTCAATCTCTACGGCTTCCACAAGGTGCCGGGCGATGCCGGCGGCTGGCTCCACTTCAGGAATGCCAACTTCGTACGCGACCGCCCCGAACTGCTGCTCCGCATCCAGCGCCTGACCAGGGCCAACAGGCAGCGGCTGGCGGCGGGGCTGGAGGTGCGCAGCCGCCAGCCCAGCCgcttccagcagctgcacacgGAGCGGCCGCTGCCCGCCTTCTGTGCCGGGCAGCCCCCCGGAGCCG ctccctcaTGCCGGAACCTCGCAGCTGCATTCTCACTTGAGGcttcagagctgtgtccaggcCCTTCCAGGGGATGTGCAGGTACTCAGGAGTCTGAGGCTTCCCCACCACCTGCCAAGAAAgtctgtgcctcctctggacttttTGGGGCTTCACCAGTGGAACCATCAAGGGAACTCCTCCGCAGATTTAGTCTCCACAAGCTCACCATTCCGCTGGTTCGCATCGACCCTGAAGCTGCCTGCAGGGTCCTTCaagagggcagcagctgcaaatcttcagagcagcacagcccagccaaCAGTGCTGCCTCACGTAGGGATTCAGAGGTGCCTCCAGGCCCCTCCAGGATGAGTACAGCTGCTCAAGTGCGTGAGGCTTCCCCAGAACCTCCTGAGGACGCGTTTGTCAACTCTGGACCTCTTGGGGCTTCATCCGTGGAGGCAGGCGCATACACAGTTCAATTCCAGCCTCAGCCTATCATTCCGCCAGTTCCCATGGACCATGAAAGCACTTTGGTGACAGttccagagagcagcagctgcacatttCCTGAGCAGCACTTGCCAGCTTACTGCCCATCAG CCACTCCAGGCACTTCAgcccccagtgctccagctggctgtgctggttaTGCACCATGGAGAGCCCCCAGGTGGCTCTGGTATACTCCTGGGGAAGAGGAATTGCCTCCGCTTGATCTGGACATGGTGCTTGAGACACTGGAGGAGATGCTTTCGTCCTCCCCACGTGAAAGGTCTCCCTCTGCTCAG GGGAATATTATTAATGTTGCCTCTGAGTCTTCAGGAGGGGAGCCCGTGAAcaaggctgcagcagaaggaggTTTGCCtggcactgagagctctgggaacaGTTCCCAGGAACCCGAGGAGCTTG ATATCCATCTGATCTACCTTGCCAGGAGGGCTGCCCTGCGTGCCAAGGAGAAACCAAGGGAGAGCCTGTGA